One genomic window of Carassius auratus strain Wakin chromosome 14, ASM336829v1, whole genome shotgun sequence includes the following:
- the LOC113113398 gene encoding nuclear pore glycoprotein p62-like isoform X2 — protein MKKELEDLLCPLEESVKEQSGNIYMQNADEERERAYKLAENVDAQLKRMSQDLKEIIEHLNTSSGPADPLQQICRILNAHMDFLEQHSVFLHRRVEEVSKLCDSRSKEQEKSFPLNFQ, from the exons ATGAAG AAAGAGCTGGAGGATCTTCTCTGTCCATTAGAGGAGTCTGTGAAGGAGCAGAGCGGAAACATTTACATGCAGAACGCAGatgaagagcgagagagagc GTACAAGTTGGCAGAAAATGTGGACGCGCAGCTCAAGAGAATGTCCCAAGATCTGAAAGAGATCATTGAACACCTGAACACGTCCAGCGGTCCTGCTGACCCG CTTCAGCAGATCTGCAGAATCCTCAACGCACATATGGACTTCCTGGAACAACACTCTG TGTTTCTCCACAGGCGAGTGGAGGAGGTCTCAAAGCTGTGTGACAGCCGCAGTAAGGAACAAGAGAAGAGCTTTCCTTTAAACTTCCAGTGA